Proteins from a genomic interval of Flammeovirgaceae bacterium SG7u.111:
- a CDS encoding SMC family ATPase: MIPLKLSIEGLYSYREKQTIDFTKLTSNHLFGIFGEVGSGKSAILEAMMFALYGKSDRLAQNENRLYNMLNLQSDKFALELECLSGKSGQEEYKFVYEARRNSKRFEDVKRGRRIISKKVDGEWLPLETATPEEIIGMSAENFRQTVIIPQGKFREFIELGAKSRADMMQELFHLDRFDLSDKVKTLWVANKEQITVVSTRLEQFKELNKALLDERKASFQTLLEEKKGLEEKVRLLQADFSSQEELKKLFAEKASFQQREVTMLAQEPKFENLENELNRYQEAVLHFKSLVDSLRHCEQDINKKDTQLMSLASEKSGVAAEFQSKKAELEAATKAYEEREKIAQQCQDLETLLQLKGKKIALEKVTAKATDLGQQSEQLKAALEQAKLEQKRVQEALKELREKEIDVSLLKDVDHWFEKKETIEKAKKELEGKLQEIVSKQELIQATVFTEFEKESVEIAKDKSLAEGQELLSTALADLEEKKAELEPNIHELRVQNEFAHHSENLVEGEPCPLCGSANHPSPLEAAHVKEELAKLEEQLKQLGERQKQLGKLEEKVVAAKSRFDSEENLKAHQEELLGRKVEERNSHKKAFVWVGFEGKERTEISEKLKAQEAAKAKMKQLQAELEGLNEELEKKRVDMEKVEKEHQEKALEKARLESESEAYRQKMHFPDFIKYIDKPEEELQHSIEKGKRRYEETERVYKELDEAHRVLEQKLTALDSRLAAERENHSQLNERKSTINADIEEKYGQTSFTNLLDVKNTLSLQLDVESERRKIAAFREELREVQSQVAAVVQKIGERVYKEETHVQNEQLLREAERAQQESSRKIGVLETEIGRIEKGLEEQKSLNKELKELEVRQENLSTLSGLFKGKGFVKYISSIYLQNLVKAANVRFLKLTQNNLSLDLNENYEFIVRDQLNGGKTRLLKTLSGGQTFQASLCLALALAENVKSLNESGQSFFFLDEGFGTLDRKSLAVVFETLRSLQRENRIVGIISHVEELQQEIQVSLNITHDKERGSLIGYSWE, encoded by the coding sequence ATGATCCCTTTGAAACTGAGTATTGAAGGCTTGTATTCTTACCGAGAGAAGCAGACCATTGATTTTACGAAACTGACCTCTAACCACCTGTTTGGCATTTTTGGCGAGGTGGGCAGCGGGAAGTCCGCCATTTTGGAGGCGATGATGTTTGCCCTCTATGGCAAGAGCGACCGCTTGGCGCAGAACGAAAATAGGTTGTATAACATGCTAAACCTTCAGTCGGATAAGTTTGCGCTGGAGCTAGAATGCCTTTCGGGCAAGAGCGGGCAGGAGGAATATAAGTTTGTGTACGAGGCTCGGAGGAACAGCAAGCGCTTTGAGGACGTGAAGCGGGGCAGGAGGATTATTTCGAAGAAGGTGGATGGGGAATGGTTGCCGCTTGAAACTGCTACGCCCGAGGAGATCATCGGGATGAGTGCGGAGAATTTCCGCCAGACGGTGATTATTCCGCAAGGGAAATTCCGGGAGTTTATAGAGCTTGGGGCAAAGAGCCGTGCGGATATGATGCAAGAGCTTTTCCACCTCGATAGGTTCGACCTTTCCGATAAGGTAAAAACCCTTTGGGTGGCAAACAAGGAGCAAATTACCGTTGTTAGCACCCGTTTGGAGCAGTTCAAGGAGCTGAACAAGGCATTGCTCGATGAAAGAAAGGCTTCTTTTCAAACGCTTTTGGAGGAAAAGAAAGGGCTAGAGGAGAAGGTGAGACTACTGCAAGCCGATTTTTCTTCTCAAGAAGAACTAAAAAAACTCTTTGCCGAAAAGGCTTCTTTCCAGCAAAGGGAAGTTACAATGCTTGCCCAAGAGCCTAAGTTTGAGAACTTGGAAAACGAGCTCAACCGCTACCAAGAAGCAGTGCTGCATTTCAAAAGTTTGGTAGATAGCCTGCGCCATTGCGAGCAGGATATCAATAAAAAAGATACCCAGCTGATGTCCCTCGCCAGCGAAAAATCGGGCGTGGCTGCGGAGTTTCAATCGAAAAAAGCAGAACTGGAAGCTGCTACCAAAGCTTACGAAGAGCGGGAGAAGATAGCGCAACAATGCCAAGATTTGGAAACGCTTTTGCAGCTGAAGGGAAAGAAAATAGCACTGGAAAAAGTAACTGCAAAAGCTACGGATCTGGGGCAGCAATCGGAGCAATTGAAGGCTGCTTTGGAGCAGGCGAAGCTGGAGCAAAAAAGGGTGCAAGAAGCTTTGAAGGAGCTGAGGGAAAAGGAGATAGATGTTTCTTTGCTCAAAGATGTAGACCATTGGTTTGAAAAAAAGGAAACCATAGAAAAAGCGAAAAAAGAGCTGGAAGGCAAGCTTCAGGAGATTGTAAGTAAGCAGGAGCTGATTCAGGCAACTGTTTTCACCGAATTTGAAAAAGAAAGCGTTGAAATAGCAAAAGATAAAAGCCTTGCCGAGGGGCAAGAATTACTCTCCACAGCACTGGCTGACTTGGAAGAAAAGAAGGCAGAGCTTGAGCCAAACATCCACGAGCTACGAGTGCAAAATGAGTTTGCCCACCACAGTGAAAACTTGGTGGAAGGTGAACCTTGCCCGCTTTGTGGGTCTGCAAACCATCCTTCGCCCTTGGAAGCCGCACATGTGAAAGAGGAGTTGGCAAAACTGGAAGAGCAACTTAAGCAACTCGGAGAAAGGCAAAAGCAATTGGGGAAGTTGGAGGAAAAAGTAGTTGCCGCTAAAAGTCGGTTCGATAGCGAGGAAAATTTGAAAGCTCACCAGGAGGAGTTGCTGGGAAGGAAAGTAGAAGAAAGAAATTCCCACAAGAAAGCATTTGTATGGGTTGGTTTTGAGGGGAAAGAAAGAACGGAAATCTCTGAAAAACTGAAAGCCCAAGAGGCTGCGAAGGCAAAGATGAAGCAGCTTCAAGCTGAGCTGGAGGGATTGAACGAGGAATTGGAGAAGAAGCGGGTGGACATGGAAAAGGTGGAGAAGGAGCATCAGGAGAAGGCTTTGGAGAAAGCGAGGTTGGAATCGGAATCGGAGGCGTATAGGCAAAAAATGCATTTCCCCGATTTTATCAAATACATAGATAAGCCCGAAGAGGAACTTCAGCATAGTATAGAGAAAGGGAAGCGCAGGTATGAAGAAACCGAAAGGGTTTACAAGGAACTGGACGAAGCCCACAGGGTATTGGAGCAAAAGCTGACGGCACTGGATTCGAGGCTTGCCGCTGAGCGGGAAAACCATAGCCAGCTCAACGAGCGGAAAAGTACGATCAATGCCGATATTGAAGAAAAGTACGGGCAGACTAGTTTTACCAACTTGCTCGATGTAAAAAATACGCTTTCCCTTCAGCTAGATGTGGAATCGGAACGGAGGAAAATTGCGGCATTTAGGGAAGAGTTACGGGAAGTGCAAAGCCAAGTGGCTGCCGTGGTCCAGAAGATTGGCGAGCGAGTTTATAAGGAAGAGACCCATGTTCAAAATGAGCAATTGTTGAGGGAAGCGGAACGGGCTCAGCAGGAAAGTAGCCGTAAAATAGGGGTGCTGGAAACGGAAATAGGGCGAATAGAAAAGGGCTTGGAAGAGCAGAAAAGCTTGAACAAAGAGTTGAAAGAGCTGGAAGTCCGCCAAGAGAATTTGAGTACGCTGAGTGGCTTGTTCAAAGGAAAAGGCTTTGTGAAATATATATCTTCTATTTACCTTCAAAACTTGGTGAAGGCGGCAAATGTTCGCTTTTTGAAGCTTACGCAAAATAACCTGAGCCTCGACCTGAACGAGAACTATGAGTTTATAGTGCGGGACCAGTTGAACGGGGGCAAAACCCGCTTGCTCAAAACGCTTTCGGGCGGGCAAACCTTCCAAGCTTCTCTATGCCTAGCCCTTGCCTTGGCGGAAAATGTAAAGTCGCTCAATGAGTCGGGGCAGAGCTTCTTCTTCTTAGATGAGGGCTTCGGAACGCTGGACAGAAAATCCCTTGCCGTGGTGTTTGAAACGCTGCGCAGCCTCCAGCGGGAAAATCGCATTGTGGGAATCATCTCTCATGTAGAAGAACTCCAGCAGGAAATCCAAGTTTCCCTAAACATCACCCACGACAAAGAACGCGGTAGTTTGATTGGGTATAGTTGGGAATGA
- a CDS encoding MBL fold metallo-hydrolase, which yields MKQFGGKINQELKESYANSPNWKNGKFENLEETNMDINFQTLPKLLYKQFFQTEGRAPKEKLTVAGFNKEEFLSESEEAKFIWYGHSVVLMRVSGKTLLIDPMLGGDAAPIAPFPSKRFSENTLDIIEDFPEIDLVLLTHDHYDHLDYASILKLKGKTKQYFVAMGVKRHLVKWGISPDTITEFDWWDNDTLDDISITFTPTRHFSGRGLTDRAKSLWGGWAFKTEKENIYFSGDSGYGEHFKEVGEKLGPFDFGFMECGQYNENWHQIHMYPEESIQAALEAKVKKALPVHWAGFTLAQHSWKEPVERFVVEAQKQKLEISTPQLGSLFSRSDKQNLEWWKEIG from the coding sequence ATGAAACAATTCGGAGGAAAAATAAACCAAGAGCTAAAAGAATCATATGCCAACTCCCCCAACTGGAAAAACGGGAAGTTTGAAAACTTGGAAGAGACCAATATGGATATCAATTTCCAAACCCTCCCTAAGCTCCTCTACAAGCAATTTTTCCAAACAGAAGGCAGAGCTCCTAAAGAGAAATTAACCGTTGCCGGTTTCAATAAGGAAGAGTTCTTAAGCGAGTCGGAAGAGGCAAAGTTCATCTGGTATGGGCATTCCGTTGTGTTGATGAGGGTCAGCGGAAAAACGCTGCTTATCGACCCTATGCTAGGAGGAGATGCCGCACCTATTGCCCCATTTCCCAGCAAACGCTTTTCGGAAAATACGCTGGACATCATCGAAGATTTCCCCGAAATAGACCTAGTCCTCCTAACGCACGACCATTACGACCACCTCGATTATGCCAGTATCTTAAAACTAAAAGGGAAAACCAAACAGTATTTTGTGGCGATGGGGGTAAAAAGACACCTGGTAAAATGGGGGATTTCCCCCGATACCATCACCGAATTTGACTGGTGGGATAACGATACTTTGGACGATATTTCTATCACTTTCACCCCAACAAGGCATTTCTCTGGAAGGGGCCTGACCGATAGGGCAAAATCGCTCTGGGGTGGGTGGGCATTCAAAACAGAGAAAGAAAACATCTATTTCAGTGGGGACAGCGGATATGGGGAGCATTTCAAAGAGGTAGGCGAAAAACTAGGTCCTTTTGATTTCGGGTTTATGGAATGCGGGCAGTACAATGAAAACTGGCACCAAATACACATGTACCCCGAAGAAAGCATCCAAGCCGCTCTTGAAGCAAAAGTAAAAAAAGCACTGCCTGTTCACTGGGCTGGTTTTACCTTGGCCCAGCACTCTTGGAAAGAACCCGTAGAGCGTTTTGTAGTAGAAGCCCAAAAGCAAAAATTAGAAATAAGCACACCTCAGCTTGGGAGTTTATTTTCTCGTTCAGATAAGCAAAATTTAGAATGGTGGAAGGAGATTGGGTAA